A stretch of the Lepidochelys kempii isolate rLepKem1 chromosome 15, rLepKem1.hap2, whole genome shotgun sequence genome encodes the following:
- the TMEM120B gene encoding transmembrane protein 120B isoform X5 has product MLLQPERYQREWRELEEEFQQLQETHKVYRQKLEELNNLQAACSSSIRKQKRKLKDLKYSLQRCKHKSSPEESDLIQQINTQIKDRQNIFFDMEAYLPKRNGLYLNLVLGNVNVTLLSNQAKFAYKDEYEKFKLYLTIILLLGAVACRFILHYRVTDEVFNFLLVWYYCTLTIRESILINNGSRIKGWWVSHHYVSTFLSGVMLTWPDGLMYQMFRNQFLAFSIFQSCVQFLQYYYQSGCLYRLCALGKRNHLDLTVEGFQSWMWRGLTFLLPFLFFGHLHHESQ; this is encoded by the exons ATGTTACTGCAGCCGGAGAGGTATCAGCGAGAGTGGCGAGAGCTGGAAGAGGAATTTCAGCAGCTCCAG GAAACTCACAAGGTCTATAGACAGAAACTTGAAGAACTCAATAACTTGCAGGCTGCATGCAGCAGCTCCATTCGTAAGCAGAAGAGGAAATTAAAAGACTTGAAATACAGCCTCCAACG GTGCAAACACAAGTCTAGTCCTGAAGAATCTGATCTCATACAGCAAATTAACACCCAGATCAAAGACAGGCAAAATATATTCTTTGACATGGAAGCCTATTTACCAAAGAGAAATGG TTTGTACTTAAATCTGGTATTGGGAAATGTGAATGTAACTCTTCTAAGTAACCAGGCAAA GTTTGCCTACAAAGATGAATATGAAAAGTTCAAACTTTATTTGACAATAATCTTGTTACTTGGTGCTGTAGCATGCAGGTTTATTCTTCATTATAG ggTGACAGATGAAGTGTTTAACTTCCTGTTGGTGTGGTATTATTGCACATTGACAATAAGGGAAAGCATTCTCATCAACAATGGATCAAG gatTAAGGGCTGGTGGGTGTCTCATCATTATGTCTCCACATTTCTATCTGGAGTAATGTTAACATG GCCAGATGGACTCATGTATCAAATGTTTCGCAATCAATTTTTAgcattttcaatttttcaga GCTGTGTACAGTTCCTACAATATTATTATCAAAGTGGCTGCCTTTACAGACTCTGTGCATTAGGGAAAAGAAACCACTTGGATCTTACAGTAG AAGGATTTCAGTCTTGGATGTGGCGAGGGCTgaccttcctccttcccttcctgttCTTTGGGCAT CTCCACCATGAATCTCAGTAA
- the TMEM120B gene encoding transmembrane protein 120B isoform X2 — MLLQPERYQREWRELEEEFQQLQETHKVYRQKLEELNNLQAACSSSIRKQKRKLKDLKYSLQRCKHKSSPEESDLIQQINTQIKDRQNIFFDMEAYLPKRNGLYLNLVLGNVNVTLLSNQAKFAYKDEYEKFKLYLTIILLLGAVACRFILHYRVTDEVFNFLLVWYYCTLTIRESILINNGSRIKGWWVSHHYVSTFLSGVMLTWPDGLMYQMFRNQFLAFSIFQSCVQFLQYYYQSGCLYRLCALGKRNHLDLTVEGFQSWMWRGLTFLLPFLFFGHEFAIGVLLFGYLAPPSFSFSDCICPLRYIGMCMSHASVPQSFP, encoded by the exons ATGTTACTGCAGCCGGAGAGGTATCAGCGAGAGTGGCGAGAGCTGGAAGAGGAATTTCAGCAGCTCCAG GAAACTCACAAGGTCTATAGACAGAAACTTGAAGAACTCAATAACTTGCAGGCTGCATGCAGCAGCTCCATTCGTAAGCAGAAGAGGAAATTAAAAGACTTGAAATACAGCCTCCAACG GTGCAAACACAAGTCTAGTCCTGAAGAATCTGATCTCATACAGCAAATTAACACCCAGATCAAAGACAGGCAAAATATATTCTTTGACATGGAAGCCTATTTACCAAAGAGAAATGG TTTGTACTTAAATCTGGTATTGGGAAATGTGAATGTAACTCTTCTAAGTAACCAGGCAAA GTTTGCCTACAAAGATGAATATGAAAAGTTCAAACTTTATTTGACAATAATCTTGTTACTTGGTGCTGTAGCATGCAGGTTTATTCTTCATTATAG ggTGACAGATGAAGTGTTTAACTTCCTGTTGGTGTGGTATTATTGCACATTGACAATAAGGGAAAGCATTCTCATCAACAATGGATCAAG gatTAAGGGCTGGTGGGTGTCTCATCATTATGTCTCCACATTTCTATCTGGAGTAATGTTAACATG GCCAGATGGACTCATGTATCAAATGTTTCGCAATCAATTTTTAgcattttcaatttttcaga GCTGTGTACAGTTCCTACAATATTATTATCAAAGTGGCTGCCTTTACAGACTCTGTGCATTAGGGAAAAGAAACCACTTGGATCTTACAGTAG AAGGATTTCAGTCTTGGATGTGGCGAGGGCTgaccttcctccttcccttcctgttCTTTGGGCAT GAGTTTGCCATTGGAGTTCTTCTGTTTGGTTACCTGGCACCACCCTCTTTTTCTTTTAGTGATTGCATATGTCCGTTACGCTACATAGGTATGTGCATGTCTCATGCATCAGTGCCACAGAGTTTTCCCTAG